The DNA sequence AAGAATTTCGCTCTCGCTGTAGCCGCTCTCAGACTCGAAATTGTAGGTCGGTTTCTCGAGCGTGCCGCCCATCTCAACAGTGATTTTTTCGCTATCTTTCCCGACCCCTATAGTAGTCGTGGCAACAATGTCAAAAGTCGGATTGAACTCGTATGGATCAAAACCCACCTCAGCTCTTTCAATCGTGAACGTATCATTGATGTAATAGAATTTCCCTTTAATGGCGGATATGTTACCCGAAAAATTATACTCCTCCTGAGGCCGTTTAATTATCCAGATATCTCCGCTAAACTCTATATCCGCCTGACTGTTCTTCAGGTAAAACTTATCGGGTGATTGAGCATGGATGTTATACACGAGATACGGGATCGATTCCTCTATTACCTCTTCCGTAAGCTCCTCGACAAACTCTGCTCTGATGGTTACAAAGTCCGGCTGCAGCTCGCCCGTTATTTCTATTGTGTCCTGACCGGTTATCGTTAGATCGACATCAGTGACCGACTCTAAATTACCCAAAATACTCAGTATGTATAATTGTTCACCCTTAAACTTCAGATCCAGAATCGGTCTGAAAAAGGAGCTGAAATCAATCTCTCCTGTTATCTCAAAATGATTTGGATTGACTTCCGTATCACTTTTGAATATATCGCCGATACCGGAAAATATGCCGGAAGTTTTTTGCAATAGACGGCCTATCAACCCGCCTTTTTTTCCGCCTTCCATCTTACCGGACAGGGACACAATTCTCCCCATGTTCTTTTCGATCAGGAATTCACCTTCAATCTTACTCGGAGAATTCTGTAGAAGGTTCGTATCAACTCTTCCGTTTTTTACCAATATACGTGCGTCCCTGACCGGAGATAAAAAGGATCCGGAAAGCATGAATTCAATGTCAAATTCGCCTTTTATTTCATCGATATCGGTAAAATAAGGCGATATAAAATGCAAATCATTACTCAAGCCTCTGACATTCAACTCTATTGGGCGGTCCAGCTTTCTTCCCTCCACTTTCCAGAGGGCTAAATTTATCGGGACATATCCATCCCCGGAGTACTCACCATTTTCTGTAGTGGCTTTTAGGTCTTTGAACACCAGAAGCGAATCATGATAAGTGCCCGACCCGTCTAATTTCTTGAATGATACCAAATCATACCATCCATCACGAATTTCCAGATCATATACAACATCGGGTTCTAAGAAAGTATTACTCACTTCGATTATTCCGGTGACAGAACCTCCAATTGGCTGTTTAAACGGGTTATACTCTCTATAAGTAAACAAATTAACGTTGTTAAAAATTGTGGTCAGCTCGAGTATGTCATCTTTCGATACCGCCTTTTCCGTCCATATCAGTTTGTTATGATCCATATCAACGAATCCGGAAAATTCTATCCAGGAGTCCTCGCTTTCGCTCACCTTGAGTTTATTCAGTATCAATCTGTCGCTTTCGTGCAAGACGTCAACAGATACTTTCTCGAATGAAAAATCTCCGAAGATTGCCTTTTCGACGTTCAAGAGAAGTTTAATCGTCAGATTCTCTTTCGAATTCGAGAATACCAAAGCGCCTGAAGCTATTCCACCAAACTCTTTTTCGCTATCCATTATGTCCGAGATCGGTTGCAAATCGACCGTTCGTATCAAGAGGATGCTTGCGAGATTATCTGTTTCCCTATTCCACTCCATCGAAAAATCGACGCTGCCGCCTATCAACTCTATCGCAACCGGTTCGATTGTCAAGAGCTCTTTGTTCATGATTCCGCGGATAGATTCTTTGCTGCTTATTTTATAGCCTTGATACTTTCCGCTGAGCGAATCGACCTCGAATTGTCCGCTTTCTTCGATCCAGCCGACAAGTTTCACAAAATCGCCGCCGTTTTCCGCTTTGAAATTCTCAATGAAGAACTTGCCGCCTGCGAGCTTGGTAGAAATATCCAATGAGGCAATGCTGATGTTTTGCACTTTACCGTTTTCAAGGTGGAAAAACCCATTTCCCTCCCTTGCAGTGCTCAAATTGTTAAGAACAAATATTCCCTCCGCCGACTCAAAATTTCCCTTTTCGCCAACTAATTCATTGATATTAAATTTGCCGGCAATGTTGAGGTCAGCGATGTTACCGGACAGGGTTAAATTTGCCGTCAACTTGCCCTGAATTTCATTTACTCCAATCAAGCTGGATATCTCATTTAGATTATTGGAAGTGATGGATATGTCGGTGTTGATTATCTGATTAAATCCTAATCTCCCGCTCGCATCTAAGGACGATTCTTTTAGTAATACGGACAACTTTTCAATGTTTACAGATTCATCCTTGATGCTGATAGACGCTACGGCGCTTTCTATGTCAATATCAGCAACCTGCGACCGGGAGATATTCAACTCACCGTGAAGCGTTAATGTTTCCTTAGAATATCCGGAGCCATTGAATATAACATTCCCATTTATACTCGATCTGATCTCTCCAACATCCAGCTTGCTCAGATCTAAATTCTCAAAGTTGAGTTCTCCGGAAAAATTTCCTCTTCTTGTAATACGGCCATTTCCCTCAATTTTCGCGCCGTCGATTATACCGTCGAGATTCACTAATTCGAGTTTATCGCCGGTGTAACCTCCCGAAAGATTGAATTCTTCAAATTTCTTTCCACCCGCTTCGCCATAAGCGGAGAAGTTAAACCCGAGGTCTGAGAGCTCACCCCCAACGTTGCCCACGATTGAAACCTTCCCATCCAATTCGATTTTCTGACCGAGAAATTCTAAGATATCCCCAAACGAATTGATGTCCGCCGCCATATCCAAACCCATCTGCAGCCTCGGACTGGTTTCCATCCATCCGCTTACAATTACGTCACAATCAAGCGCTGTAAACTGTAACGACTCGTAACGCCATCCTTCTTCGGAATAAATTACACTGCCGGATAATCCCTCTAATACCAAATTCCTTGAAGGGTAATCAAAGCCTCCGTCTTTCAGACTAATCTCCATATTGCCGTCATCCATAAAAAACGAACCGCGAAGATTCAGATTCTCGATCAAATATCTGAAATTACCCTCTGATATTTCAAAAGAACCATCTTCAATGACTAATGACGAAATGGAAATCTCCCTCCCTGTTCCTAACGTGGAATCATCCTGTGCGGCATATTTTTTGCCCTTATTCAAATTCAAATAAATATATGGTTTTACGAATTTCAGCTCTTTCAGAATGAATTGACCTCTTAGCAGTTCCCACAGACTGTATTTTAATATCAGTTTCTCCGAATAAACTTCGAATGATTCTAAAGAATCCGAGTAGCTTAATTTTTGGATTTCAAATCCATTTAAAAGATTTCCGGAAATTCCCTTCATGATAAATTGAGAGCCTTTATCAGTAGCAAATTCTTCATTCAGCGTCGCTTCTATCTGATTTCTGTACATATTCGGTTGGAATATAAAAATCAGCAGTCCGATGATACCTACTAATAGTACCAGGCTTAGTGAAGTTAAAAATAATTTAAGATGTTTTTTCATATCTTATTCGGCACACTTATCCATTATAAGGAAAATATCACTATATTCATCTTATCGCAAGTATTAAACCCGTAATCCATTATCTTCCCTCCTAAATACGCCAATGGCGAAGAACTTTAGTCCCTCGCCATTTAACTACATAAATACCAAAAAGTTGCGGAAATTATTAGTTTTTCGGGTCTACCTCCTCAAAATCAGCCTCTTCAACCTCTTCTTCGGCTTTGGCTTTAGATTCACCCTTTTTCTCTTCTTCAACGTCCGGAGCCGTTTCCTGCTCCTTATATTGATCATATAATTCAGAGGAAATTTCGCTCCAAAGTGTATTCATGTCATCAGACGCTGATTTTATCTCTTCTTGATCGGTTCCTTCGAGCGCTTTTTGCAATCTGTCACGCGCCGCACCAAGCTTTGCTTTCGAATCTTCACTTAGTTTTGCATCCATTTCCTTCAGATTTTTTTCAGTCTGGTAAACAAGTTGGTCTGCGCTGTTTCTCAGATCTATCTCTTCGCGCTTTTTCTTATCATCCGATTCGTGGCTCTTCGCATCATCAACCATCTTCTGAATTTCCTCTTCTGACAGACCGCTTGACGCTTCAATCCTTATGCTTTGCTCTTTATCGGTAGCCTTATCTTTTGCAGCAACATGCAGGATACCATTCGCGTCTATATCAAACTCGACCTCTATCTGGGGCACCCCTCTCTGCGCAGGCGGGATTCCTTCAAGATGAAATCTTCCTATAGTTCTGTTATTTACAGCCATATCTCTTTCACCTTGAAGAACGTGTATCTCAACACTGGTCTGATTTTCCGACGCTGTTGAGAATATTTCCGATTTCTGAGTGGGAATTGTAGTATTCTTTTCTATTAATTTTGTGAATACACCGCCCAGAGTCTCTATACCGAGTGAAAGGGGCGTTACGTCCATCAGCAGCACGTCGGTCACGTCACCGGTAAGTATTCCACCCTGAATAGCCGCTCCGACCGCTACCACTTCATCTGCGTTGACTCCCCTGTTCGGTTCCTTACCAAAAAGCTCTTTGACAACTTCCTGAACTTTTGGAATCCTTGTCGAACCACCGACCAGTACCACTTCGTCAATATCGGAAGTTTTCAATTTTGCATCCTTCAAGGCGTTGACACACGGAGCCTTCAGATTCTCGAGGTTGTCGTCAATCAACTCTTCAAACTTCGCCTGGGTCAAGTCGATGTTAAGATGTTTCGGTCCCGCCGAGTCGGCAGTTATAAACGGCAAATTAATTGTAGTTTTCGAGCTGCTCGACAGTTCGATCTTCGCTTTTTCAGCTGCTTCCTTCAAGCGTTGCAGAGCCATCGGATCCGCCGAAAGATCAATCCCCTCCTGTTTTTTGAACTCATCGACAAGCCAGAGAATAATCTTTTGGTCGAAATCATCTCCGCCCAAATGCGTGTCCCCGCTGGTTGATAGTACTTCAAATGTTCCTATCTCGGGGTCCAACTGCAAGATAGATATATCGAATGTGCCTCCGCCGAGATCAAAGACCGCTATTTTCTCATCTTTTCTGTCGCCTTCTTTCTTATCGAGACCATAAGCCAGTGAAGCGGCTGTCGGTTCGTTTATGATCCTCTTTACGTCAAGACCCGCAATCTTACCCGCATCCTTCGTAGACTGACGCTGTGCATCATTAAAATATGCCGGAACAGTTATGACGGCTTCCGTAACCTTTTCTCCAAGGTAATCTTCCGCCGTCTGTTTCATCTTTTGCAGCACCATAGCGCTTAATTCGGGGGGAGAATACTCCTTATCGTCAATTTTCACACGGGCTAATCCTTCCTTCCCTTTAACGACTTTATACGGAACTTGCTTGATTTCCTCTTTTACTTCCGAGTATTTTCTGCCCATAAATCTTTTAATCGAAAAAATAGTGTGTTCCGGATTGGTGATTGCCTGTCTCTTCGCAGCTTGACCCACTAATCGTTCACCGTCTTTGGTGAACGCCAACACAGACGGTGTTGTCCGTGACCCTTCCGAATTTGTGATAACTTTTGCCTCGCTGCCTTCCATTACCGCCACGCACGAGTTAGTGGTTCCAAGATCAATTCCTATTATCTTACTCATATTAAAATTCCTCCTTTTTGCAAATAATCCAAGTCGCAGTTATCCTTTTGACCATATACAATGCAAGATACGTACCAATAAGGCAGAAAAGAGGTTAAGATGTTGATAATTCAGAATATACGTTCAAGAACCACTGATATTCTGTTTACTGATATATGCCATTATGGCATATATTGCTGTCTGTTAGTCACCCCAATAGCGTAAAGCAACAAAATTTCTGTTGTTCCGGCGGATAATCCGGAGCAGTATTATCTCGCCTTCTTTCACTTTATCGAGCTTCCGTTCAAATTCGCTTACACTACCGATCGGCGTGCCGTTAAGAGACTCTATTATATCCCCCTTTTGAATAAACTTCTCCGCAGCGGCGCTGCGTCTTTTGACTTTTGCAACCATGACTCCCTCCTTGGAATCATTTCTAATCGCAATGAGAGGATTCCATCCCACTCCCGCATTCGACCTATTCTCAAGCAGAAGACCCAAAACCGGTTTATCCCTTTTATCATCCGATTTACTTGCTGACGGCTTGGATTTTATTTCCCTCTCCCTCAGGACCACTGAAATCTTTTTAGCCCTCCCTCCTCTGACCACCGTCAGAAGGATTTTCTCACGCGGAGCGTAGCCCGCTATTACCGCCTGAAGTGCGTTTGCCCTGTCAACGCTTTTCCCGTCAACATGCGTGATTACATCTCCGATTTTAAGATCCGATTTCTCTGCTGCTCCGCCCTGAACGAAGTTGTTTACGATTACTCCTCTGACTCCATCTAATTTGAGATACTCCGCAAGGTCTTCATCCACGTTTCCTATGTTGATACCGATATAACCGCGGCGCACCTCGCCGAATTCCATGAGATCGTCCATGACATGACGGGCTAAATTAGAAGGTATTGCGAATCCGTAACCCGCATATACGCCTGTACGGCTTGCGATTGCGGTGTTTACACCTATAACCTTACCGCTTGTGTCGATCAACGGACCGCCGCTGTTTCCCGGGTTTATGACCGCGTCTGTCTGGATGAAATTTTCAACGGCATATCCTCTTGTCGGCGCACTCAGATCCCTTCCAACTATGTTAATATCCCTGCCCTTGGCGCTGACGATTCCGGCAGTGACCGTTGCTTCAAGTCCGAGAGGGCTTCCCAATGCTATCACCCAGTCGCCTATCTTTGATAGGTCTGAGTCTGCGAAATCTACCGGAATTAAATTATCCGCATCTATCTTGAGAAGGGCAAGGTCTGTCAGGGAATCAAGACCGACTATTTTCGCTCTGTAGACCTTATGATTAAGAAACGTCACTTTGAGCCGCTCCGCCCCGGCGACCACATGATGATTTGTTAATATATAACCGTCAGTTGTTACGACAAAACCCGATCCGCCCCCTACTCTGGGTATTTCATCATCAAATTCGCCGTCTCTGTCATCCCGAAATAGATGAAATTGACGCAAGTCTGAGGTTTTGACTAATCTTATAGATTCTATGCTGACCACAGATTTCAAAGCTTTTTCTGCCGTCTTTGAAAAAGAATTATCCGGTCCTATCTGTGCCGTTAATACAGCTGTCTTTAACAGAAAGGTTATCGCGATTGCAAAGACCGCGCAGGAAATTAATCTTCGTTTTCCGATTATACCATTATTCATCGTTATCTCCTTCGGGGAAGTGAATCAGTTACTATTTATCTAATGCCTTTGCCTTAAAATCAACAATCTGACTAACTGTGAGGCCGCAACAGCCGCGGCGGCTACATACGTCATCGCGGCGGCGTTAAGAACCGCCTTGGCTCCTTCTGAATCTTCCCGTGTGATGTAACCTCCGCTGTCAAGTTGGGCAAGCGCTCTTTTGCTTGCGTTGAACTCCACCGGAAGCGTCACAAGTTGGAATATCAGAGTAGCGGCAAATAATACAATTCCGACGTCTATCAGCTGCGGAATCGCCAGGATCATTCCGGCGAGGAAGAGCCAGATCCAGGTAGTCGATCCCAGCCTGGCAACCGGATAAAACGCATGCCGTAATTTCAACGGAGTATAGTCCGTATTATCCTGTATGGCGTGTCCCACTTCATGTGCGGCTACTCCAATTGAGGCGACTGAGCTGCCGTTGAAATTCAAACTGGACAATCTAACCTTTCGCGCCTTCGGATCGTAATGGTCCGTCAAGTTTCCCTGAATCTCTTCAACCTCGACGTCAGTGATATTATTACGTTCGAGCAGGCTTTTCGCTATCTGAGAACCGCTCACACCGGACTTCGAGGGTATTTTGCTGTATTTTTTAAACGTGCTTTTTACCTTCCATTGAGCGGCAAGAGCAAAAAGCAGCGCCGGTATGAGAAGCAACATCGTTGAGTCCCAAAAAAAGAACGGCATTTAATCTCTCCTTATTCTTTTAAACATCATTCCCGGATATAATTCATCATTTGTAAAACGAGTATCCCGATATTTCGTTTATTCTTCCCAAATTAAAAACCCGACGACTTATATGCCATCGGGTTAATTTACGCAAAAAACCCTTTTAAGTTACAGGATCCTCTTTCACCTTGCTGTCTTTTTTCACCAAATTCTTTACTTTATCACGGGTTACTTTCTTGCGGTCGACTTCAGAAAAAGTCAATTCTCCCTTAGATACCGCAACTTTTACGATACTCCCCTCAGAAAATACTCCCGAGAGCAGACGTTCGGCAATAGGATCCTCAAGTTCCTTTTCGATCGTCCGTCTCATTGGACGTGCGCCCATATCCCTGTTATATCCTTTCTCCAACAAATGAGATTTGACCGCTCTTGATAAGCGTAGTTCTAACTGACGGCTGAGTAATCTTTCCCGAATTTCTTCGATCATAATATCTATGATCTGCATTACGCTATCACGGTCGAGCTCTTTAAAGGAGACGACTTCGTCTATCCTGTTCAAGAATTCCGGGTTAAATATCTTTTTTGCTTCCTCTATTACCTTCTTTTTAATCTCTTCATTGCGAGACTTCTTGTCTTCTTTGCCGAATCCAAGATTCTTTGACCGCAGCAACCTACCGCCTATATTGGACGTGAGAATTAGAATCGTGTTCCTAAAATCGACTTTCCTTCCGAAACTATCTGTCAGCGAACCGTCATCAAGAATTTGGAGTAATATGTTGAAGATATCGTAATGAGCCTTCTCGATCTCGTCGAAGAGCACCACCGAGTATGGACGCCGCCTCACCTTTTCGGTCAGGTCTCCTCCCTCTTCGTATCCTACGTATCCCGGAGGAGCGCCGACAAGTCTTGAAACGCTGAATTTCTCCATATATTCCGACATGTCAATACGGATGAAGGACTCGTCATCCTGAAACAGATATTTTGCGAGGACTTTTGCGAGCTCGGTCTTTCCTACTCCCGTAGGACCAAGAAATATGAAAGAGCCGATCGGCCGGCTTGGATCCTTTAGTCCCGCTCTCGCCCTGCGAATCGATCTCGATAGGTGACTTATCACCTCGTCCTGTCCGACTATTTTTTTCTTAAGTTCCTCTTCGATTTTCTTAAGTTTTTCAAATTCCGATTCCGCAACCCTGTTTACAGGGATACCGGTCATAACCGAGACGACATCGGCGATGTCATCTTCGGTAACCTCAACAAGATTATTTTCCTGTTCTTGATCCCAAGCCTTCCTGTGCAAATTCAGTTCGTCAGTCAGTTTCCGTTCGGTGTCGCGAATCTCGGCGGCTTTTTCGAAATTCTGAGTTTTTACCACTTCTTCCTTACGTTTCCGGAGCGCATCGATCTTGCCTTCAAGTTTTACCACTTCTTCCGGAACAATTATGTTCGACAGATGAACACGTGAGCCGGTCTCGTCCATTACGTCAATTGCCTTATCGGGCAGATACTTGTCGGTTATATATCTTTCGCTGAGTTTTACGGCGGCTTCAAGCGCCTTATCAGAATACTTTACATGGTGGTGATCTTCGTATCTGGATTTCAATCCATTCAATATCTTCAGAGATTCTTCAACCGTAGGAGGGTTTACCATAATCTTTTGGAATCTTCTTTCAAGGGCGCCGTCTTTTTCGATGTATTTTCTGTACTCATCGAGTGTGGTTGCCCCTATACATTGAATCTCACCTCTTGCAAGAGCGGGCTTGAACATATTTGAAGCGTCGAGCGAACCGGAAGCGGCGCCGGCGCCGACTATAGTGTGCAATTCATCTATGAAAAGTATGATATCTTTACTTTTCTCAAGTTCGTTCATAATA is a window from the Candidatus Neomarinimicrobiota bacterium genome containing:
- a CDS encoding translocation/assembly module TamB domain-containing protein; this encodes MKKHLKLFLTSLSLVLLVGIIGLLIFIFQPNMYRNQIEATLNEEFATDKGSQFIMKGISGNLLNGFEIQKLSYSDSLESFEVYSEKLILKYSLWELLRGQFILKELKFVKPYIYLNLNKGKKYAAQDDSTLGTGREISISSLVIEDGSFEISEGNFRYLIENLNLRGSFFMDDGNMEISLKDGGFDYPSRNLVLEGLSGSVIYSEEGWRYESLQFTALDCDVIVSGWMETSPRLQMGLDMAADINSFGDILEFLGQKIELDGKVSIVGNVGGELSDLGFNFSAYGEAGGKKFEEFNLSGGYTGDKLELVNLDGIIDGAKIEGNGRITRRGNFSGELNFENLDLSKLDVGEIRSSINGNVIFNGSGYSKETLTLHGELNISRSQVADIDIESAVASISIKDESVNIEKLSVLLKESSLDASGRLGFNQIINTDISITSNNLNEISSLIGVNEIQGKLTANLTLSGNIADLNIAGKFNINELVGEKGNFESAEGIFVLNNLSTAREGNGFFHLENGKVQNISIASLDISTKLAGGKFFIENFKAENGGDFVKLVGWIEESGQFEVDSLSGKYQGYKISSKESIRGIMNKELLTIEPVAIELIGGSVDFSMEWNRETDNLASILLIRTVDLQPISDIMDSEKEFGGIASGALVFSNSKENLTIKLLLNVEKAIFGDFSFEKVSVDVLHESDRLILNKLKVSESEDSWIEFSGFVDMDHNKLIWTEKAVSKDDILELTTIFNNVNLFTYREYNPFKQPIGGSVTGIIEVSNTFLEPDVVYDLEIRDGWYDLVSFKKLDGSGTYHDSLLVFKDLKATTENGEYSGDGYVPINLALWKVEGRKLDRPIELNVRGLSNDLHFISPYFTDIDEIKGEFDIEFMLSGSFLSPVRDARILVKNGRVDTNLLQNSPSKIEGEFLIEKNMGRIVSLSGKMEGGKKGGLIGRLLQKTSGIFSGIGDIFKSDTEVNPNHFEITGEIDFSSFFRPILDLKFKGEQLYILSILGNLESVTDVDLTITGQDTIEITGELQPDFVTIRAEFVEELTEEVIEESIPYLVYNIHAQSPDKFYLKNSQADIEFSGDIWIIKRPQEEYNFSGNISAIKGKFYYINDTFTIERAEVGFDPYEFNPTFDIVATTTIGVGKDSEKITVEMGGTLEKPTYNFESESGYSESEILSLINFKQSGSVISTTGLGTGVGLMATSYLEKSLEELGGQLAGLDIFELQTESGTLQGYRNAELLLGRQISRSFYVTYQKGLQRLASSQQIGVEYRINKISSLAGNVDTEYGLLHVSYKLRFQY
- a CDS encoding ATP-dependent Clp protease ATP-binding subunit codes for the protein MKNNFSKRVQMVIQFSREEALRLGHNYIGAEHLLLGIIRQGDGLAIEVLTNLGVELDELKRSLEDAVRTSGGTMTLGNLPLTKRAEKILKSTYQEAKSFKSDIIDSEHLLLAIAEEVDSVASEVLGTLGVDYDLIYSELERILEGSEDISPIQSKKDAKTPALDHFGTDITKMALEGKLDPVIGREKEIERVSQILSRRKKNNPVLIGEPGVGKTAIAEGLALRIIEKLVPRVLFDKKVVTLDLSSMVAGTKYRGQFEERMKAIMNELEKSKDIILFIDELHTIVGAGAASGSLDASNMFKPALARGEIQCIGATTLDEYRKYIEKDGALERRFQKIMVNPPTVEESLKILNGLKSRYEDHHHVKYSDKALEAAVKLSERYITDKYLPDKAIDVMDETGSRVHLSNIIVPEEVVKLEGKIDALRKRKEEVVKTQNFEKAAEIRDTERKLTDELNLHRKAWDQEQENNLVEVTEDDIADVVSVMTGIPVNRVAESEFEKLKKIEEELKKKIVGQDEVISHLSRSIRRARAGLKDPSRPIGSFIFLGPTGVGKTELAKVLAKYLFQDDESFIRIDMSEYMEKFSVSRLVGAPPGYVGYEEGGDLTEKVRRRPYSVVLFDEIEKAHYDIFNILLQILDDGSLTDSFGRKVDFRNTILILTSNIGGRLLRSKNLGFGKEDKKSRNEEIKKKVIEEAKKIFNPEFLNRIDEVVSFKELDRDSVMQIIDIMIEEIRERLLSRQLELRLSRAVKSHLLEKGYNRDMGARPMRRTIEKELEDPIAERLLSGVFSEGSIVKVAVSKGELTFSEVDRKKVTRDKVKNLVKKDSKVKEDPVT
- the dnaK gene encoding molecular chaperone DnaK, which produces MSKIIGIDLGTTNSCVAVMEGSEAKVITNSEGSRTTPSVLAFTKDGERLVGQAAKRQAITNPEHTIFSIKRFMGRKYSEVKEEIKQVPYKVVKGKEGLARVKIDDKEYSPPELSAMVLQKMKQTAEDYLGEKVTEAVITVPAYFNDAQRQSTKDAGKIAGLDVKRIINEPTAASLAYGLDKKEGDRKDEKIAVFDLGGGTFDISILQLDPEIGTFEVLSTSGDTHLGGDDFDQKIILWLVDEFKKQEGIDLSADPMALQRLKEAAEKAKIELSSSSKTTINLPFITADSAGPKHLNIDLTQAKFEELIDDNLENLKAPCVNALKDAKLKTSDIDEVVLVGGSTRIPKVQEVVKELFGKEPNRGVNADEVVAVGAAIQGGILTGDVTDVLLMDVTPLSLGIETLGGVFTKLIEKNTTIPTQKSEIFSTASENQTSVEIHVLQGERDMAVNNRTIGRFHLEGIPPAQRGVPQIEVEFDIDANGILHVAAKDKATDKEQSIRIEASSGLSEEEIQKMVDDAKSHESDDKKKREEIDLRNSADQLVYQTEKNLKEMDAKLSEDSKAKLGAARDRLQKALEGTDQEEIKSASDDMNTLWSEISSELYDQYKEQETAPDVEEEKKGESKAKAEEEVEEADFEEVDPKN
- a CDS encoding Do family serine endopeptidase; translated protein: MNNGIIGKRRLISCAVFAIAITFLLKTAVLTAQIGPDNSFSKTAEKALKSVVSIESIRLVKTSDLRQFHLFRDDRDGEFDDEIPRVGGGSGFVVTTDGYILTNHHVVAGAERLKVTFLNHKVYRAKIVGLDSLTDLALLKIDADNLIPVDFADSDLSKIGDWVIALGSPLGLEATVTAGIVSAKGRDINIVGRDLSAPTRGYAVENFIQTDAVINPGNSGGPLIDTSGKVIGVNTAIASRTGVYAGYGFAIPSNLARHVMDDLMEFGEVRRGYIGINIGNVDEDLAEYLKLDGVRGVIVNNFVQGGAAEKSDLKIGDVITHVDGKSVDRANALQAVIAGYAPREKILLTVVRGGRAKKISVVLREREIKSKPSASKSDDKRDKPVLGLLLENRSNAGVGWNPLIAIRNDSKEGVMVAKVKRRSAAAEKFIQKGDIIESLNGTPIGSVSEFERKLDKVKEGEIILLRIIRRNNRNFVALRYWGD
- a CDS encoding zinc metallopeptidase translates to MPFFFWDSTMLLLIPALLFALAAQWKVKSTFKKYSKIPSKSGVSGSQIAKSLLERNNITDVEVEEIQGNLTDHYDPKARKVRLSSLNFNGSSVASIGVAAHEVGHAIQDNTDYTPLKLRHAFYPVARLGSTTWIWLFLAGMILAIPQLIDVGIVLFAATLIFQLVTLPVEFNASKRALAQLDSGGYITREDSEGAKAVLNAAAMTYVAAAAVAASQLVRLLILRQRH